In Planctomycetaceae bacterium, the genomic window CTTGTTTAATAATGCAACAAACTCTTTGAAGTCGGGTGCCAGGTCCATAATGGGCATCGTTGTACTCGCGGCGGATCGCTTCGAGCGCCGCGATGCGTTCTGCGGGTGGGCGAGTCAGCCAGTAGGCCCGGTCCTTTGGAGCCTCTTCGATTCGAATTCGGTTGACGACTTTTTCGATGGTCATGGCTCATAACCCAGATTCGGAGCCAGCCAGCGTTCGATTTCTCTGACGGACATCATCATGCGAGCGGCGTAGCTTTCTACCTGATCCTTTGTGATCCGGTCAACGCTGAAGTATCGCGATTCGGGCAGGCTGAAATAGAGGCCGCTGACCGACGCCGCCGGCCACATGGCAAAGCTTTCAGTCAGAGTCATGCCCGTCGCGTTTTCGGCGTCCAGAAGCATCCAAAGACGTCCCTTCGGCAGGTGATCGGGACACGCCGGGTAGCCAAACGCTGGACGAATGCCTCTGTACTTCTCTCCAATGAGTTCTTCATTGGACAGCCCTTCCTCGCAACCGAAACCCCATTCGCGGCGGACTCTGGCGTGCAGGTATTCGGCGAAGGCTTCGGCAAAGCGGTCGGCCAGGGCTTTCACCATGATCGCTCGGTAATCATCGCCGTCGGCTTCGATGGACTTCACCAGTTCGTCGCAGCCGTGGCCAGCCGTGACTGCGAAAGCGCCGATGAAGTCAGGATTGGTCGGATCGGACGGATCTGTCTGATCTGCCTTGTCGCTATTCCGGGGTGCCACGTAGTCCGCCAGGCTGCGAAAATCCTTCTGCCCCACGCGTTCCCATTGCTGACGCAGCATCGGGAACCGCATCCGTTCGGTCGTGCGAGTCTCATCGGTCCACAACACGATGTCGTCGCCGTCGCTGTTGGCGGGCCAGAATCCGTAGACGCCGCGGGCCGTCAGCAGGCCGCCGTTCAGCAGAGCAGCCAGTTCCGTCTGAGCGTCCGCGAACAGCTTGCGGGCTTCTTCGCCGATCACTTCGTCCTGCAAGATTTTCGGATACTTGCCGATCAACTGCCACGAGCTGAAAAACGGCGACCAGTCGATGAACGGCACCAGTTCTTCCAGCGGCAGATTTTCGATGACTCGCGTGCCGAGGAATTCCGGCTTCGGCGGCTTGTAGTTCGACCAATCCACGGTGAAGCGATTCGCCAGCGCGTCGGCGTAGGGAACCAGCTTCGCCTGCTGACGCTGGCCGAACGCGGCTCGAGCTTTTTCCTGGGCGGCCCGGGTCGTTTCGACGAAAGCCGGTTTCGCATCCGGATCAAGCAGCGCTTCGACGACACCGACCGAAAGAGACGCGTCGCCGACGTGAACGACCGGCTCATCGTACGCCGGAGCGATCTTCACGGCCGTGTGCTTCGCGCTCGTGGTGGCTCCGCCGATCAGCAGCGGCAGCGTCCAGCCCTGTTCCTGCATCGTGCGAGCCACCACAATCATTTCTTCCAGCGACGGAGTAATCAGGCCGCTGAGTCCGATGATGTCAGCGTTGCATTTCTTCGCTTCTTCCAGAATCCTTTCGCACGGCACCATGACACCGAGGTCAACGACCTTGAAGTTGTTGCACCGCAGCACGACGGCCACGATGTTCTTGCCGATGTCGTGAACGTCGCCTTTGACAGTGGCGATCAGGAACGTGCCGCGATTGCTTTGTTCGACGACTGCCGAATCGATGGACTTCTCGGCTTCATTGGCAAGACCGACGGCTTCGTCACGCGTTCCCTTGAACAGGCCGTTGTCGGTGAACTGAATCGAAAGATCGTCGCCTCGCAGTTTGGCCGCCTTTTCCGCTTCCATGAACGGTTCCAGCCACGCGACGGACTTCTTCATCACGCGAGCCGACTTCACGACCTGGGGAAGAAACATCTTGCCCGCGCCGAACAGTTCGCCGACGACATTCATGCCGTCCATCAGCGGTCCCTGAATCACGTTCAGCGGTCGACCGTACTTCTGACGCGCTTCTTCTGTATCTTCGTCGACGAAGTCCGTGAGACCCTTCAGCAGTGCATGCTTCAGGCGTTCTTCGACGGTGCCGCTGCGCCATTCCAGCGTTTTCTTTTCGCCGCCGGCTTTGGCTTTGACGGTTTCGGCGTAATCGATCAGCCGCTCCGTTGCGTCGGGGCGACGATTCAGCAGAACGTCTTCGATGTAGACCAGAAGCTCCTTATCGATCTCATCGTAGACTTCCAACTGTTCCGGATTGACGATGCCCATGTCCAGCCCGGCAGCGATGGCGTGATACAAAAACGCGGCGTTC contains:
- the metH gene encoding methionine synthase; translation: MPDIRELLDERILVIDGSMGALIMANNPDEAGYRGERFKDHHIDVRNATDLLVLTQPDLIAGIHRQYLEAGADIIETDTFNATIVGLKEFELSHLTHEINKTGAELARSIADEFTARNSKKPRFVAGSIGPTNVQLSMNADAPGTRPISFDDMVESYAEQVRGLLDGGVDLLLPETSFDTLNMKSCLFAISKVFEERGEEVPVMISGTIFQGGVTLLGQHVEAFYTAVEHFPSVSVGFNCGLGPQQVKPYLHTLSDMATRYVSCYPNAGMPDGMGGFDSSAAEFTEALHGIAKAGLVNIVGGCCGTNPEYIRLTAEAVAGLKPRKIPTGTGWSTYSGFDFLELRPDSNFLNVGERTNVTGSRRFARLIREEKYDEAIEVARDQVDGGAQVIDVNLDEGLLDGPRCMEKYLWLLHDENIRVPIMIDSSDWNVIEAGLKCVHGKGIVNSISLKEGKEKFLQQARLIRRYGAAAVVMAFDETGQAVECENKLRICKRAYKLLTEQAGFPPQDIIFDANILTVGTGMEEHANYAVEFIEAVRRIKQECPGAKTSGGVSNVSFSFRGNNVVREAMNAAFLYHAIAAGLDMGIVNPEQLEVYDEIDKELLVYIEDVLLNRRPDATERLIDYAETVKAKAGGEKKTLEWRSGTVEERLKHALLKGLTDFVDEDTEEARQKYGRPLNVIQGPLMDGMNVVGELFGAGKMFLPQVVKSARVMKKSVAWLEPFMEAEKAAKLRGDDLSIQFTDNGLFKGTRDEAVGLANEAEKSIDSAVVEQSNRGTFLIATVKGDVHDIGKNIVAVVLRCNNFKVVDLGVMVPCERILEEAKKCNADIIGLSGLITPSLEEMIVVARTMQEQGWTLPLLIGGATTSAKHTAVKIAPAYDEPVVHVGDASLSVGVVEALLDPDAKPAFVETTRAAQEKARAAFGQRQQAKLVPYADALANRFTVDWSNYKPPKPEFLGTRVIENLPLEELVPFIDWSPFFSSWQLIGKYPKILQDEVIGEEARKLFADAQTELAALLNGGLLTARGVYGFWPANSDGDDIVLWTDETRTTERMRFPMLRQQWERVGQKDFRSLADYVAPRNSDKADQTDPSDPTNPDFIGAFAVTAGHGCDELVKSIEADGDDYRAIMVKALADRFAEAFAEYLHARVRREWGFGCEEGLSNEELIGEKYRGIRPAFGYPACPDHLPKGRLWMLLDAENATGMTLTESFAMWPAASVSGLYFSLPESRYFSVDRITKDQVESYAARMMMSVREIERWLAPNLGYEP